The Candidatus Polarisedimenticolia bacterium genomic interval GCCGTTGGCCCGGACGCCCGGTCCGGACGCCCGGAACTCGGCCGGGACGCGGTTCAGGGCGTCGTTCTTCTTCAGATTGATATGGCCGATGTTCGTGGAGATCAGCCCGCGCGGATCGCGCGCCTCGGCCGCCTTGAACCCTTTGCCGAACGGCGTCAGCCCCTCGGGCCGCGCCGTCGCGTTCAGGGGCGGGTGCGTGCGGAGCCACTTCGGGCTCGCGGTCTCGTCCATCCGGGAATGCCCCGCCCGGGTCGGATCCGGCCGCCCGCCCCGGGCCGCCCAGCTGAGAAGGACCGGCGCGGCCAGGAGGAAGGCGAGCGGCCAACCGGCCGCGAGGGCCCGGCGGATCGGGCGGAGATGGCTGCGGCTCATGTGATCCTCCTGGGAGCCAGTCCGAGTGCCGGGCCGGCTCCTCGCACGGAAGGACGTCTGCACGTCGTGAAACGCCGGTGAGCGCGATCGTTTTCCTAATACGGTCTGCGGGGCCGGTTGTCAACCATCGCCTGCGAGCCGGTTCAGGGTGTGGGCCGGGTCGCGGTCCGGACGCCGTGGGGCCCGGTGCGAGGCGCCGCGATCGTGCCGTATTTCTCTTTCCGCTAGAATGATTCGGATGCCAGCCCATCGTGTGCCCGGAATCGCCGTGGGATGGCCGTCGGGTCGCCCCGGGGCGCGGCGAAGGATCGCGGGGTGGCCCGCGGTGTGGCTCCTCGCGGCGGTCGGCGCGTCATCGTGCGGCCCCGCCCGGGAGCCCGGCACCACCGGGGCGGGGAACCCCGGCGCCCCGGGTGAGGCGCTCCCGGCGGCATCCCTGGAGACCGGCCTGAAGCTCTACCAGCGGGGGGACCTCAAGGGGGCCGAGCCGCACCTGGCAGGCGCATTGAAGCGGGCGCCGGACGACCACCGAATCCTCGAAGCACTCGGCTCGATCTATGCCCGCACCGATCGCTTCAAGCAGGCGGAGGAGAGCTTTCGCGCCGCGCTGCGGGTTGCTCCGGCCGCCCTCGGGGCGCGCCTCGGCCTGGCGGCGGTCTGCATCGACACCGGCCGTTATGACGAGGCGCGGGCCCTGCTCGCCGAGGCGGAGCGGCGGGAGCCGGGCAACCTGACCGCCCGGTTGAAGGGGGCGCTGCTCGATGTGCGTCTCGGGCGCATCGCGGAGGGGGAGGCCGGAGCGCGGTCGGTCATCGCGGGCCAGCCGGGCAGCGCCGAGGCCCATTACGTCCTGGGCCTGGCGCTCGAGAGGCGCGGGGCCATCGCCGAGGCCGCCGAGGAAATGCGCCGCGTCCAGGCCATCGCCCCGGCCCATCCGGGCGCGATCAGCCACCTGGTCACGCTCACGACCCGACTCGGTCAGACGGCGGAGGCGGGGCGCTGGCGCCGGGCTCAGCAACAGGCCCTATCGCGGCTCCACGTCGAGGAGCGGGTCCGCGATCACCGGATCAAGGGCGTCGAGGCGTTCAACCGGGAAGACTATGGGGCGGCGCTTGCCGAGTTCCAGGCGATCGCCCGCGAAGACCCCAACGATCCTCAGGTATACCTGCACCTGGGATCGACCCTTCTCGCTCTCGGCAGGCCGGACGAGGCCAGGAGCGCGCTGGATCGGTGCCTGGCGCTCGATCCCCGCAACGAGAGGGCGCTCGCAGAGATGGGGCGGCTGCACGCCCTGGCCAATCGCCTGGACGAGGCGATCGCCTCGCTCGAGAAGGCGATCGCCGCCAATCCCGAGTTCGCCGAGCCGCACTACTACCTTGCCGGCATCTACATGGCGCGAGGGGAGGCGGACCGCT includes:
- a CDS encoding tetratricopeptide repeat protein, with the translated sequence MPAHRVPGIAVGWPSGRPGARRRIAGWPAVWLLAAVGASSCGPAREPGTTGAGNPGAPGEALPAASLETGLKLYQRGDLKGAEPHLAGALKRAPDDHRILEALGSIYARTDRFKQAEESFRAALRVAPAALGARLGLAAVCIDTGRYDEARALLAEAERREPGNLTARLKGALLDVRLGRIAEGEAGARSVIAGQPGSAEAHYVLGLALERRGAIAEAAEEMRRVQAIAPAHPGAISHLVTLTTRLGQTAEAGRWRRAQQQALSRLHVEERVRDHRIKGVEAFNREDYGAALAEFQAIAREDPNDPQVYLHLGSTLLALGRPDEARSALDRCLALDPRNERALAEMGRLHALANRLDEAIASLEKAIAANPEFAEPHYYLAGIYMARGEADRYREEMKIFDGLRARSQGSALDVQPERAP